In one window of Camelina sativa cultivar DH55 chromosome 15, Cs, whole genome shotgun sequence DNA:
- the LOC104745781 gene encoding protein DJ-1 homolog A (The sequence of the model RefSeq protein was modified relative to this genomic sequence to represent the inferred CDS: added 107 bases not found in genome assembly), with product MAPSTKTVLIPIAHGTEPLEAVAMITVLRRGGADVMVASVETQVGVDACHGIKMVADTLLSDITDSVFDLIVLPGGLPGGETLKNCKPLENMVKKQDSEGRLNAAICCAPALALGTWGLLEGKKATGYPVFMEKLAATCATAVESRVQIDGRIVTSRGPGTTIEFSITLIEQLYGKEKVDELLSVLLVRPNPGEEFTFTELNQTNWSFEDTPQILVPIVEESEEVEAIALVDILRRAKANVVIAAVGESLEVVGSQKAKLVADVLLDDVAEKSFDLIVLPGGLNGAPRFASCEKLVNMLKKQAEANKPFGGICASPAYVFEPNGLLKGKKATTHPRVSDKLSDQSHIEHRVVVDGNVITSRAPGTAMEFSLAIVEKFYGREKALQLAKATLV from the exons GGTGGCTTCCGTCGAGACTCAAGTTGGTGTTGATGCTTGTCATGGTATCAAGATGGTCGCTGATACTCTTCTCTCTGATATCACCGACTCTGTTTTCGACCTTATTGTTCTCCCC GGAGGGCTTCCTGGTGGCGAGACTCTTAAAAACTGTAAACCTTTAGAGAACATGGTAAAGAAACAAGACTCAGAAGGACGACTTAACGCAGCTATCTGTTGTGCTCCTGCGTTGGCTCTTGGTACTTGGGGTCTACTAGAAGGCAAGAAA GCAACGGGTTACCCTGTTTTTATGGAGAAACTTGCGGCTACTTGTGCCACTGCTGTTGAGTCAAGAGTGCAGATAGATGGAAGAATAGTGACTAGTAGAGGACCAGGAACCACCATTGAATTCTCCATCACGCTTATAGAGCAGTTGTATGGGAAAGAGAAAGTTGATGAACTCTTAAGTGTCTTG CTGGTTCGTCCTAACCCTGGTGAGGAGTTTACTTTTACTGAGCTTAACCAAACCAACTGGTCATTCGAAGATACACCACAG ATTCTCGTACCCATTGTAGAGGAGTCAGAGGAAGTTGAAGCTATTGCGCTTGTAGATATCCTGAGGCGGGCAAAAGCTAATGTTGTGATTGCTGCAGTTGGTGAGAGTTTGGAAGTTGTAGGATCTCAAAAAGCTAAGCTAGTTGCAGATGTGCTTCTTGATGATGTTGCAGAGAAGTCGTTCGATCTGATTGTGTTGCCT GGCGGTCTGAACGGTGCTCCAAGATTCGCGAGCTGCGAGAAACTGGTGAATATGTTAAAGAAACAGGCAGAAGCAAACAAACCATTTGGAGGAATCTGCGCATCGCCTGCTTACGTCTTCGAGCCTAATGGTTTACTCAAG GGTAAGAAGGCTACTACTCACCCAAGGGTGAGTGACAAACTTTCAGACCAGAGTCACATTGAGCACAGAGTCGTGGTGGATGGAAACGTGATAACGAGCAGAGCTCCAGGGACTGCAATGGAGTTTTCACTTGCGATTGTGGAGAAGTTTTACGGACGAGAGAAAGCGCTTCAGCTAGCAAAGGCAACACTTGTGTGA
- the LOC104745782 gene encoding protein DJ-1 homolog A-like, whose product MAPSTKTVLIPIAHGTEPLEAVAMITVLRGGGADVTVASVETQVGVDACHGIKMVADTLLSDITDSVFDLIVLPGGLPGGETLKNCKPLENMVKKQDSEGRLNAAICCAPALALGTWGLLEGKKATGYPVFMEKLAATCATAVESRVQIDGRIVTSRGPGTTIEFSITLIEQLYGKEKVDELLSVLLVRPNPGEEFTFTELNQTNWSFEDTPQILVPIVEESEEVEAIALVDILRRAKANVVIAAVGESLEVVGSQKAKLVADVLLDDVAEKSFDLIVLPGGLNGAPRFASCEKLVNMLKKQAEANKPFGGICASPAYVFEPNGLLKGKKATTHPRVSDKLSDQSHIEHRVVVDGNVITSRAPGTAMEFSLAIVEKFYGREKALQLAKATLV is encoded by the exons ATGGCTCCATCTACGAAGACG GTTTTGATCCCTATTGCACACGGTACGGAACCTCTAGAAGCGGTGGCGATGATCACCGTGTTGCGTGGAGGTGGTGCTGACGTGACGGTGGCTTCCGTCGAGACTCAAGTTGGTGTTGATGCTTGTCATGGTATCAAGATGGTCGCTGATACTCTTCTCTCTGATATCACCGACTCTGTTTTCGACCTTATTGTTCTCCCC GGAGGGCTTCCTGGTGGCGAGACTCTTAAAAACTGTAAACCTTTAGAGAACATGGTAAAGAAACAAGACTCAGAAGGACGACTTAACGCAGCTATCTGTTGTGCTCCTGCGTTGGCTCTTGGTACTTGGGGTCTACTAGAAGGCAAGAAA GCAACGGGTTACCCTGTTTTTATGGAGAAACTTGCGGCTACTTGTGCCACTGCTGTTGAGTCAAGAGTGCAGATAGATGGAAGAATAGTGACTAGTAGAGGACCAGGAACCACCATTGAATTCTCCATCACGCTTATAGAGCAGTTGTATGGGAAAGAGAAAGTTGATGAACTCTTAAGTGTCTTG CTGGTTCGTCCTAACCCTGGTGAGGAGTTTACTTTTACTGAGCTTAACCAAACCAACTGGTCATTCGAAGATACACCACAG ATTCTCGTACCCATTGTAGAGGAGTCAGAGGAAGTTGAAGCTATTGCGCTTGTAGATATCCTGAGGCGGGCAAAAGCTAATGTTGTGATTGCTGCAGTTGGTGAGAGTTTGGAAGTTGTAGGATCTCAAAAAGCTAAGCTAGTTGCAGATGTGCTTCTTGATGATGTTGCAGAGAAGTCGTTCGATCTGATTGTGTTGCCT GGCGGTCTGAACGGTGCTCCAAGATTCGCGAGCTGCGAGAAACTGGTGAATATGTTAAAGAAACAGGCAGAAGCAAACAAACCATTTGGAGGAATCTGCGCATCGCCTGCTTACGTCTTCGAGCCTAATGGTTTACTCAAG GGTAAGAAGGCTACTACTCACCCAAGGGTGAGTGACAAACTTTCAGACCAGAGTCACATTGAGCACAGAGTCGTGGTGGATGGAAACGTGATAACGAGCAGAGCTCCAGGGACTGCAATGGAGTTTTCACTTGCGATTGTGGAGAAGTTTTACGGACGAGAGAAAGCGCTTCAGCTAGCAAAGGCAACACTTGTGTGA
- the LOC104745783 gene encoding multiple organellar RNA editing factor 8, chloroplastic/mitochondrial-like, with amino-acid sequence MATQTISRSFLSRPAKSLSFLFTRSFASSAPLAKSPASSLYTSSLLSRSRPLVAAFSSVVRGGGLVSVKGLSTQATSSSLSDPNPNWSNRPPKETILLDGCDFEHWLVVVEPPEGEPTRDEIIDSYIKTLAQIVGSEEEARMKIYSVSTRCYYAFGALVSEDLSHKIKELPKVRWVLPDSYLDVRNKDYGGEPFIDGKAVPYDPKYHEEWIRNNARANERNRRNDRPRGNSDRSRNFERRRENMAGGPPPQRPPMGGPPPPPPHMGGPPPPPHMGGSAPPPHMGQNYGGPPPPPNNMGGQRPPSNYGGPPPQNNMGGQRPPPNYGGAPPANNMGGAPPNYGGGPPPNYGGPPPPNYGGAPPPNYGGSPPPNYGGAAPQNNNYQQQSGGMQQPQYQNNYPPNRDGSGNPYQG; translated from the exons ATGGCGACTCAAACCATTTCTCGCTCTTTTCTTAGCCGACCGGCGAAATCTCTTTCGTTCCTGTTCACTAGATCCTTTGCTTCATCTGCTCCTCTCGCCAAATCTCCGGCTTCTTCTCTTTACACGTCGTCTCTGCTCAGCCGTTCCCGTCCTCTCGTCGCCGCTTTCTCCTCCGTCGTCCGTGGTGGTGGCCTCGTGTCCGTGAAAGGTCTCTCGACTCAGGCTACGTCGTCTTCTCTCAGCGATCCGAATCCCAACTGGTCTAATAGACCACCAAAGGAGACGATCCTTCTCGATGGTTGCGATTTCGAGCACTGGCTTGTCGTCGTTGAGCCACCTGAGGGTGAACCTACTAGAGACGAGATCATTGACAGTTACATCAAAACCCTAGCTCAGATTGTTGGCAG tgaagaagaagctagGATGAAGATCTACTCGGTTTCAACTAGGTGTTACTATGCTTTTGGAGCTCTTGTGTCAGAAGATCTTTCTCACAAGATTAAAG AGTTGCCAAAGGTGCGCTGGGTTCTTCCTGATTCTTACCTGGATGTGAGGAACAAAGACTACGGAG GGGAACCTTTCATCGATGGGAAGGCTGTTCCTTATGATCCCAAGTATCATGAGGAGTGGATAAGGAACAATGCTAGAGCAAATGAAAGAAACAGACGCAATGACCGTCCTCGCGGAAACTCTGATAGAAGCAGAAACtttgagaggagaagagagaacatGGCAGGAGGCCCTCCTCCTCAACGACCTCCAATGGGAGgaccgcctcctcctcctccacacATGGGTGGACCCCCGCCTCCTCCACACATGGGTGGCTCTGCACCTCCTCCACACATGGGGCAGAACTACGGaggaccaccaccaccaccgaacAACATGGGAGGACAAAGGCCACCATCAAACTATGGAGGACCACCGCCACAAAACAACATGGGTGGACAGAGGCCGCCACCTAACTATGGAGGAGCACCACCAGCGAACAACATGGGAGGAGCACCACCAAACTATGGAGGAGGACCACCGCCAAACTATGGAGGACCACCGCCACCAAACTATGGAGGAGCACCGCCACCAAACTATGGAGGATCACCACCTCCTAACTATGGAGGAGCAGCACCACAGAACAACAACTACCAGCAGCAGAGTGGTGGAATGCAGCAGCCACAGTACCAGAACAACTATCCACCAAACCGGGATGGCAGCGGGAACCCCTACCAGGGTTGA
- the LOC104745785 gene encoding transcription factor TCP4-like gives MSDEFLHPPAPRPPPSSSMRHRATSDSADGGCGEIVEVQGGHIVRSTGRKDRHSKVCTAKGPRDRRVRLSAHTAIQFYDVQDRLGFDRPSKAVDWLIKKAKTSIDELAELPPWNPADAIRLAAANAKPRRTTAKTQISPSPPPQQQQQQQLQFGVVGFDGGGGTEHPSNNESSFLPPSMDSDSIADTIKSFFPVVGSSTEAPPNHHHHQLMHNYHHHQHPPDLLSRTNSQNQDLRLSLHSFPDGPPSLLHHHNHNHNHHTSASASEPVLLYGQSNPLGFDTSNSVSWEQQSSEFGRIQRLVAWNSGGGGATDTGNGGGFMFAPPPPPSSSTTSFQPVLGQSQQLYSQRGPLQSSYSPMIRAWFDPHQHHHQSISTDDLNHHLPPPVHQSAIPGIGFPSGEFSSGFRIPARFQGQEEEQHDGLTHKPSSASSISRH, from the coding sequence ATGTCAGACGAATTCCTCCACCCGCCAGCACCGcgtcctcctccttcttcttcaatgagACACCGCGCTACGTCGGATTCCGCCGACGGCGGATGCGGCGAGATTGTTGAGGTTCAAGGTGGTCACATTGTTCGGTCCACTGGAAGAAAAGATCGGCACAGCAAAGTCTGCACGGCCAAAGGACCACGTGACCGGCGCGTGAGGCTCTCTGCTCACACGGCGATTCAGTTCTACGATGTTCAAGACAGGCTTGGCTTCGACCGTCCTAGCAAAGCCGTTGATTGGCTTATCAAAAAGGCTAAGACTTCCATCGACGAGCTCGCTGAGCTTCCTCCGTGGAATCCCGCCGATGCTATTCGCCTCGCCGCTGCCAACGCTAAACCCAGACGAACCACCGCCAAAACCCAAATCTCGCCGTCTCCTCCGCcgcagcaacagcaacagcaacagcttCAGTTCGGTGTTGTTGGATtcgacggaggaggaggaacagAGCATCCGAGTAACAACGAGTCGAGTTTTCTCCCGCCGTCTATGGATTCAGATTCGATAGCTGACACTATAAAGTCGTTTTTTCCGGTGGTTGGTTCTTCAACGGAGGCTCCTccgaatcatcatcatcatcagcttatGCACAActaccatcatcatcagcatccaCCGGATTTGCTTTCTCGAACTAATAGCCAAAACCAAGATCTCCGTCTCTCGCTGCATTCGTTTCCGGATGGTCCACCGTCGCTTCTCCACCACcataaccacaaccacaaccaccaTACCTCTGCTTCCGCCTCCGAACCTGTTCTGTTGTACGGACAGAGCAATCCGTTAGGGTTTGACACATCGAATTCGGTGAGTTGGGAGCAGCAGTCATCAGAATTCGGAAGGATTCAGAGACTAGTGGCTTGGAACAGCGGCGGTGGCGGAGCAACCGATACAGGAAACGGAGGAGGGTTTATGttcgctcctcctcctcctccttcttcatcgaCGACGTCGTTTCAGCCAGTTCTTGGCCAAAGCCAACAGCTTTATTCTCAGAGGGGTCCCCTTCAGTCCAGTTACAGTCCTATGATCCGTGCTTGGTTTGATCCtcaccaacatcatcatcaatccatCTCCACCGACGATCTCAACCACCACCTTCCTCCGCCGGTTCACCAATCAGCAATCCCCGGTATTGGATTTCCCTCCGGTGAATTCTCTTCCGGTTTTCGCATACCAGCACGGTTTCAGGGACAAGAAGAGGAGCAGCACGACGGTCTCACTCACAAGCCGTCCTCTGCTTCCTCTATTTCTCGCCATTGA
- the LOC104745787 gene encoding uncharacterized protein LOC104745787 isoform X2 — MNRNTRIDIPSPSLAATVSASADGEFNEDDIFAIDISHAPPPRHSPVSSPSQQHLHHHPARQLQRSKSGLKNVEASGILAALPESSGNSSYLSHVFHHKPAAVLSTSVSSTVSSSSSSGGGGGASAASSSSSRAIPSAPKPPQERLPFAASFIGGGGGGKYPQSAPVQVPLMSSAMMNRHKKEFKLTDVVDDDEEEEEGEMLPPHEIVARSLAQSSLLSCSVLEGAGRTLKGRDLRQVRNAVFRRTGFID, encoded by the exons atgaacAGAAACACAAGAATCGATATCCCTTCACCATCTTTAGCAGCCACAGTCTCCGCCTCTGCAGACGGTGAGTTTAATGAAGACGACATCTTTGCAATCGACATATCTCACGCGCCTCCTCCTCGTCATTCTCCCGTGTCGTCTCCGTCGCAGcagcatcttcatcatcatcctgcTCGTCAGCTTCAGAGGAGCAAGAGCGGTTTGAAAAACGTTGAAGCTTCTGGTATCCTTGCGGCTCTTCCTGAATCCTCTGGAAACAGCAGTTACTTGAGTCATGTCTTTCACCACAAGCCTGCTGCTGTTCTCTCCACTTCTGTCTCCTCCACtgtttcttcatcgtcttcttcaggtggtggtggtggtgcttcagctgcttcttcgtcttcgtctcgAGCTATCCCATCCGCTCCTAAACCTCCTCAAGAGAGGCTTCCGTTTGCAGCTTCTTTTataggtggtggtggtggtgggaagTATCCTCAGTCAGCTCCTGTTCAAGTGCCGTTAATGTCTTCGGCTATGATGAATCGCCATAAGAAGGAGTTTAAGCTGACTGATGTG gtggatgatgatgaggaggaagaagaaggcgaAATGCTTCCGCCTCACGAGATTGTAGCTCGGTCTTTGGCTCAGTCTTCATTGTTATCTTGCTCGGTGCTTGAAGGAGCAGGAAGGACACTTAAAGGGAGAGATCTCAGGCAGGTAAGGAATGCTGTTTTCAGAAGAACCGGTTTCATAgattga
- the LOC104745787 gene encoding uncharacterized protein LOC104745787 isoform X1, with protein sequence MNRNTRIDIPSPSLAATVSASADGEFNEDDIFAIDISHAPPPRHSPVSSPSQQHLHHHPARQLQRSKSGLKNVEASGILAALPESSGNSSYLSHVFHHKPAAVLSTSVSSTVSSSSSSGGGGGASAASSSSSRAIPSAPKPPQERLPFAASFIGGGGGGKYPQSAPVQVPLMSSAMMNRHKKEFKLTDVVDDDEEEEEGEMLPPHEIVARSLAQSSLLSCSVLEGAGRTLKGRDLRQVRNAVFRRTGFID encoded by the coding sequence atgaacAGAAACACAAGAATCGATATCCCTTCACCATCTTTAGCAGCCACAGTCTCCGCCTCTGCAGACGGTGAGTTTAATGAAGACGACATCTTTGCAATCGACATATCTCACGCGCCTCCTCCTCGTCATTCTCCCGTGTCGTCTCCGTCGCAGcagcatcttcatcatcatcctgcTCGTCAGCTTCAGAGGAGCAAGAGCGGTTTGAAAAACGTTGAAGCTTCTGGTATCCTTGCGGCTCTTCCTGAATCCTCTGGAAACAGCAGTTACTTGAGTCATGTCTTTCACCACAAGCCTGCTGCTGTTCTCTCCACTTCTGTCTCCTCCACtgtttcttcatcgtcttcttcaggtggtggtggtggtgcttcagctgcttcttcgtcttcgtctcgAGCTATCCCATCCGCTCCTAAACCTCCTCAAGAGAGGCTTCCGTTTGCAGCTTCTTTTataggtggtggtggtggtgggaagTATCCTCAGTCAGCTCCTGTTCAAGTGCCGTTAATGTCTTCGGCTATGATGAATCGCCATAAGAAGGAGTTTAAGCTGACTGatgtggtggatgatgatgaggaggaagaagaaggcgaAATGCTTCCGCCTCACGAGATTGTAGCTCGGTCTTTGGCTCAGTCTTCATTGTTATCTTGCTCGGTGCTTGAAGGAGCAGGAAGGACACTTAAAGGGAGAGATCTCAGGCAGGTAAGGAATGCTGTTTTCAGAAGAACCGGTTTCATAgattga
- the LOC104745788 gene encoding protein IQ-DOMAIN 1-like, giving the protein MGSGWLLRSITCLNGPKKTKPNQGNVHSETSNRVKPVGSSSASTTLTREVAVIRIQKAFRAFKARKRLCSLMSARRFNSLIQGHKLSNQTSTALNVMHTWCDIQSQIRERRLYMVTQGRLENKRLEKRLKLEIKLQELEVEWCGGSETMEEILAKIQQKEEATVKRERAMAYAFSHQWRANATQYLGQASFNLGKDSWGWSWKERWIAARPWEIRAQCHVSKPIKSAKNRKN; this is encoded by the exons ATGGGATCTGGATGGTTGCTCCGCTCTATCACCTGTCTAAACGGACCAAAGaagaccaaaccaaatcaaGGCAAC GTACATTCTGAAACATCAAACCGTGTCAAACCGGTTGGATCAAGCTCTGCTTCCACCACGCTCACTAGAGAAGTCGCTGTTATTCGCATTCAAAAGGCTTTTCGAGCATTCAAG GCGAGGAAAAGACTATGCAGCTTGATGAGCGCGAGGAGATTTAACTCGCTGATCCAAGGCCATAAACTGAGTAACCAAACTTCAACTGCACTCAATGTGATGCATACTTGGTGCGATATACAGAGTCAGATCAGAGAAAGACGTTTGTATATGGTGACACAAGGTAGACTCGAGAACAAAAGACTGGAGAAGCGGTTGAAGCTGGAGATCAAGCTTCAAGAGCTAGAAGTTGAATGGTGTGGAGGTTCTGAAACAATGGAGGAGATTCTAGCAAAGATCcaacagaaagaagaagctacGGTGAAGCGTGAACGAGCAATGGCTTATGCTTTCTCTCATCAG tggAGGGCTAATGCTACACAGTATCTAGGTCAAGCTTCATTTAACCTAGGTAAAGACAGCTGGGGATGGAGTTGGAAAGAACGGTGGATTGCAGCTCGACCTTGGGAGATTAGGGCTCAATGCCACGTCAGTAAACCGATCAAATCAGCTAAAAACCGGAAAAATTAG